The genomic interval GATTTTTGAAACTGCTATAATATGACGCAGTTTGATATGCTTTTCTATGATTTCGGCCATTCTTTTTAAAATTACTGCCCGTTTTTTATCTTCGCTGATTCCAAAAGTATTATCGAGTGGATCCAGATTATTAACAACTTCCAACAGAGAATCTGCCAAACCCTTAAATCCAAAAAAGACTCCGCTTCGTTTTTTTGATTTTACTAGCAAAGCTCTCAAATCTGCCATTTGATGGTACAAAATTTCTCTCTGGGCAATATTGTCATCGACAAGATTGTCCATTGATATATTATGTTGTCTCATAAATTTAATCAGACTATCTACTGGTATACGCCTATCGGTGCGTCGTTGACAACTGCTTTGAACCTGGTGTCCATTTATTTGGTCTTGGTCAAATAATCTTCTGATTGTTTTAATTGATAGCCCGCAAATTTTGGCAGCTTTGCCGGTTGTGTAAGTTTTCATTTTCTCTCTCCATAGAAAAGACATTTTTGAAAAGGTGCTATCCAAATTATAACAGATAATTTAAATTAGTCAATTATATTGATTGGGGAATTATGT from Candidatus Woesearchaeota archaeon carries:
- a CDS encoding helix-turn-helix domain-containing protein; translated protein: MKTYTTGKAAKICGLSIKTIRRLFDQDQINGHQVQSSCQRRTDRRIPVDSLIKFMRQHNISMDNLVDDNIAQREILYHQMADLRALLVKSKKRSGVFFGFKGLADSLLEVVNNLDPLDNTFGISEDKKRAVILKRMAEIIEKHIKLRHIIAVSKI